A genomic segment from Desulfatirhabdium butyrativorans DSM 18734 encodes:
- a CDS encoding molybdopterin-containing oxidoreductase family protein — protein MNLTGQAADSADDVVWFKTHCSRMDHGGCALRVGVKDGCIVEIRPDAEGVLNRGYVCSKGLASPEKLDHPDRLKKPLKRTGKRGSGRWKEISWPEALDQIAFEFKRIRHRHGARSVVFCQGMPKGLEHFVLIRLAHAFGCPNIAAVQDVCHAPREVCGLHTCGFFPVVDLRQPSRFILIWGANPAATNEEGAIFSLLRNQLRNGCRYAVIDPFRTELADKADVFLQIRPGTDAALAMAMLQVVISEKRYDEDFVRDWTVGFDELARRCDEYAPEAVAEYCGLTASRIQSCARMYATLKPSALFWGNAIEHHPESWNTIRALICLMAICGNLDVSGGNVHALDPAITGLGEFVRSDLVPDKIRQMIHAHYGVVPRMMTVPGSYFRKAVLESIPYPVRGAYVQCANPLIGYPQTSMTRQALMALDFLAVSDVFMTPTAALADIVLPAATQFEFDDIGHYGLGHGIILARPRIVDPPAECKSDMWILNEIGKRISPAELWFDDPKEILDAVLKPSGLNYAQFSEAGFLEGKKIERKYRRSGFKTRSKKVELRLDSATQWGLDPLPAAELARKAGQTSANEPFNLLLTSAKSPHYLHSSYRWIEGLRKREPLPYCRIHPETAASARIAQGERVRIVTSAGSLVQWAEISDRIRPDVVLAASGWWELEDQGDDVSANYNQATAAFPSGKAFGTPKLKAVPCRIEKL, from the coding sequence ATGAATTTGACGGGGCAGGCAGCGGATTCAGCGGATGACGTCGTTTGGTTCAAGACCCATTGCTCGCGTATGGACCACGGGGGATGCGCCCTTCGGGTCGGCGTAAAAGACGGATGTATCGTGGAAATCCGACCCGATGCGGAAGGCGTGCTCAACCGGGGCTATGTATGCAGCAAGGGGCTGGCTTCTCCCGAAAAACTCGATCACCCGGATCGCCTGAAAAAACCGCTGAAGCGCACCGGGAAACGGGGTTCCGGGCGATGGAAAGAAATTTCCTGGCCTGAGGCCCTCGATCAGATTGCATTCGAGTTCAAACGGATCCGGCATCGACATGGCGCCAGATCCGTCGTTTTTTGTCAGGGCATGCCCAAGGGACTCGAACATTTCGTGCTGATTCGATTGGCCCACGCCTTTGGTTGCCCCAATATCGCCGCGGTGCAGGACGTTTGCCATGCTCCCCGAGAGGTGTGCGGCCTGCATACCTGCGGTTTTTTCCCTGTCGTCGATCTTCGCCAACCCAGCCGGTTTATCCTGATCTGGGGCGCCAACCCGGCGGCGACAAACGAAGAAGGCGCAATCTTCAGCCTGTTGCGGAACCAGCTCCGAAACGGATGCCGATATGCCGTGATCGACCCATTCCGGACGGAATTGGCGGACAAGGCCGACGTTTTCCTGCAGATTCGTCCGGGAACCGATGCGGCGCTGGCAATGGCGATGCTGCAAGTCGTAATCTCGGAAAAGCGCTACGATGAAGACTTTGTCCGGGATTGGACCGTCGGTTTTGATGAGCTGGCCAGACGATGCGATGAATATGCGCCGGAGGCCGTTGCCGAATACTGCGGCTTAACGGCCAGCCGCATTCAATCCTGCGCCCGAATGTATGCCACCCTGAAACCATCGGCCCTTTTCTGGGGAAACGCCATCGAACACCATCCGGAATCCTGGAATACGATCCGGGCGCTGATCTGCCTGATGGCCATCTGCGGGAACCTCGATGTCTCCGGCGGCAATGTGCACGCCCTCGATCCTGCGATCACAGGGCTTGGGGAATTCGTCCGGTCCGATCTCGTGCCGGATAAAATCCGGCAGATGATCCATGCCCATTACGGCGTCGTCCCGCGGATGATGACGGTTCCCGGAAGCTATTTCCGAAAGGCCGTTCTCGAAAGCATCCCCTACCCCGTCCGTGGGGCATATGTCCAGTGCGCCAATCCACTCATCGGTTATCCGCAGACATCCATGACCCGGCAGGCGCTGATGGCGCTTGATTTCCTGGCCGTCTCCGATGTATTCATGACACCAACCGCCGCACTGGCAGACATCGTGTTGCCTGCCGCCACCCAATTCGAGTTTGACGACATCGGTCATTACGGCCTGGGGCATGGCATCATTCTCGCTCGGCCAAGGATCGTCGATCCGCCTGCCGAATGCAAATCCGATATGTGGATCCTCAACGAAATCGGTAAGCGCATAAGCCCCGCCGAATTGTGGTTCGATGATCCGAAAGAAATACTGGATGCCGTTTTAAAACCTTCCGGGCTGAATTATGCCCAGTTTTCAGAAGCCGGTTTTCTGGAAGGGAAGAAAATCGAGCGCAAATATCGGAGATCGGGCTTTAAAACCCGTTCGAAAAAGGTCGAGTTGCGGCTCGACAGCGCCACTCAGTGGGGACTCGATCCCCTGCCTGCAGCCGAGTTGGCGCGTAAAGCAGGGCAGACATCCGCAAACGAGCCTTTCAACCTGCTGCTGACCAGCGCGAAAAGCCCCCATTATCTGCACAGTTCCTATCGATGGATCGAAGGACTCCGAAAACGGGAGCCGCTGCCGTACTGCCGGATTCATCCAGAAACGGCTGCGAGCGCCCGAATCGCCCAGGGAGAGCGGGTACGGATTGTCACTTCGGCAGGAAGCCTCGTGCAGTGGGCCGAGATTTCGGATCGTATCCGGCCCGATGTCGTTTTGGCCGCATCGGGATGGTGGGAGCTTGAAGATCAAGGCGATGATGTTTCGGCCAATTACAACCAGGCGACTGCCGCCTTCCCGTCAGGCAAAGCCTTCGGGACACCGAAACTCAAGGCTGTACCATGCCGGATCGAAAAGCTGTAA
- a CDS encoding antibiotic biosynthesis monooxygenase family protein, with translation MAIKILIRRSVSSEKAQILAPLMKKLRALALEQPGYISGETLRSIDQPGTYVVLSTWKDLLCWNAWLKTPERVEIQAQIDALTGNATQYEVFSNS, from the coding sequence ATGGCTATCAAAATATTGATCCGGCGTTCGGTATCATCCGAGAAAGCTCAGATATTGGCCCCCTTGATGAAGAAGCTCCGGGCTCTCGCGCTCGAGCAGCCGGGATACATCTCCGGTGAAACACTTCGAAGCATCGATCAACCCGGAACCTATGTGGTGTTGAGCACGTGGAAGGACCTCCTCTGCTGGAACGCCTGGCTGAAAACTCCGGAGCGCGTCGAGATTCAGGCACAAATCGATGCGTTGACCGGAAACGCCACGCAATACGAGGTGTTCTCGAATTCCTGA
- a CDS encoding NUDIX hydrolase, with translation MKDKCYCPFCAGRLVRIMAENRSRLRCSECQTILYENPTPATCLVVLDSDRRILLVRRSVEPHIGEWCLPGGFMELAEQPEEAALRELFEETGLHGSIDRLIGVRANPSKLYDTVLLVGYLVTHYEGTPAAGDDASDIGFFPYDRLPAIAFDNHARFIEDVHIHWKGNGCRS, from the coding sequence ATGAAAGACAAATGCTATTGCCCTTTTTGCGCCGGCCGCCTGGTTCGGATCATGGCGGAAAACCGCTCGAGGCTGCGCTGCTCGGAGTGCCAGACGATTCTCTATGAAAATCCGACGCCTGCAACGTGCCTTGTCGTCCTCGATTCGGATCGCCGGATACTCCTGGTCCGACGCAGCGTCGAACCACACATCGGCGAGTGGTGTCTGCCGGGCGGATTCATGGAGCTGGCGGAACAACCCGAAGAAGCCGCACTGCGCGAGCTTTTCGAAGAAACGGGCCTTCACGGAAGCATCGATCGGCTCATCGGCGTGCGCGCCAATCCGAGCAAACTCTATGATACGGTTCTTCTGGTCGGATATCTGGTAACCCATTACGAGGGAACTCCAGCAGCCGGTGACGATGCTTCCGATATCGGCTTCTTTCCCTATGACAGGCTTCCTGCAATCGCTTTCGACAACCATGCGCGTTTCATCGAAGATGTTCACATCCATTGGAAAGGAAACGGCTGCCGGTCATGA
- a CDS encoding transketolase C-terminal domain-containing protein, producing the protein MEFPIDLSTYRPISCTLTGALHPGEAAHLKRNIELVRDSIIFFTAYANRKGLGGHTGGAYDIVPELMILDGLVQSGAAIYPVFFDEAGHRVAAQYIMAALSGHLAIDDLLHYREFGFGLYGHPERDDERGIRFSSGRLGHLWSYVNGIAEANPGQSLILLGSDGSQQEGDDAEAARYAVSRNLPVKLLIDDNDVTIAGHPSQYMKGFAVARTLEGHGLKVDIGEGESVEALFDRICRAIRHDGPYAVVNRRKMAPGVEGIEGSPKGHDVISVDYAIQYLSRKGHTRAVAMLQADMPKQAPMAFRGSSEKQAKNRDDFGKYVCDILAGMPDRKRRVLVVDSDLEGSCGLHHIRKRFPEVYVNAGIMERNNFSVAAGFGADAGRQGVFGTFSAFLEMVISEITMARLNQANVLAHFSHAGVDDMADNTCHFGINAFFADNAIAEGDNTRLYFPADTHQMKAVLQAVFFDPGLRFVFSTRSATPIILDEAGNPYFGSDYRFEPGKDDLVRDGEDALIVSYGEMLYRCLDAVERLREKGLQIALVNKATLNVADENMLQRIGRSRAVLVVESQNVKTGLGSKMGSWLLERGFFPKYRTLGVSKPGKGGLGEQIHHQGLDPEGIMGAMTELVSG; encoded by the coding sequence ATGGAATTTCCCATCGATCTATCGACTTACAGACCCATTTCCTGCACCCTGACCGGAGCTCTCCACCCCGGAGAAGCCGCCCATCTGAAGCGGAACATCGAGCTGGTGCGGGACAGCATCATATTTTTCACCGCCTATGCCAATCGCAAAGGCCTTGGCGGGCATACGGGCGGCGCGTACGACATCGTTCCGGAGCTGATGATTCTGGACGGACTCGTTCAAAGCGGCGCAGCCATCTATCCGGTGTTCTTCGACGAGGCGGGGCACCGGGTGGCCGCCCAATACATCATGGCCGCGCTGAGTGGTCATCTGGCCATCGACGATCTGCTGCATTACCGGGAGTTCGGTTTCGGTCTCTACGGTCATCCGGAACGGGATGACGAGCGGGGAATCCGGTTCAGCTCCGGAAGGCTCGGTCATCTGTGGAGTTACGTCAACGGTATAGCCGAGGCGAACCCCGGGCAATCCCTGATTCTGCTGGGCAGCGACGGGTCCCAGCAGGAAGGAGACGATGCCGAGGCCGCCCGGTACGCCGTTTCGCGCAACTTGCCGGTCAAGCTGCTGATCGATGACAATGACGTCACCATTGCCGGGCATCCCAGCCAGTACATGAAAGGCTTTGCAGTCGCCCGCACCCTCGAAGGACACGGGCTGAAGGTGGATATCGGAGAAGGCGAGTCGGTGGAGGCGCTGTTCGACCGGATCTGCCGGGCGATCCGGCACGATGGCCCATACGCTGTTGTGAACCGACGGAAAATGGCCCCAGGAGTCGAAGGCATCGAAGGCTCTCCCAAGGGCCACGATGTCATTTCCGTGGATTACGCGATCCAGTATCTTTCCCGAAAAGGGCATACGCGCGCCGTGGCCATGCTCCAGGCCGACATGCCGAAGCAGGCGCCAATGGCTTTCCGGGGAAGCTCCGAAAAACAGGCGAAAAATCGGGACGATTTCGGAAAATACGTTTGCGACATCCTTGCCGGAATGCCGGATCGAAAGCGGCGCGTGCTGGTGGTGGATTCCGATCTCGAAGGCTCCTGCGGCCTGCATCACATCCGCAAGCGTTTTCCGGAAGTCTATGTGAATGCCGGCATCATGGAGCGCAACAATTTCTCCGTTGCCGCCGGATTCGGGGCCGATGCCGGAAGGCAGGGCGTTTTCGGGACGTTTTCGGCATTTCTGGAAATGGTCATCTCCGAAATCACCATGGCACGGCTCAACCAGGCCAATGTGCTCGCCCATTTCTCGCATGCGGGCGTAGATGACATGGCCGACAACACCTGCCATTTCGGGATCAACGCCTTTTTCGCAGACAACGCCATTGCCGAAGGCGACAATACCAGACTCTATTTTCCGGCTGACACGCATCAGATGAAGGCCGTGCTGCAGGCCGTCTTTTTCGATCCAGGGCTTCGGTTCGTCTTTTCCACCCGATCGGCCACTCCGATCATCCTCGATGAGGCGGGCAACCCGTATTTTGGTTCGGACTACCGTTTCGAGCCCGGAAAAGACGATCTGGTGCGCGATGGCGAAGACGCCCTGATCGTCAGCTATGGGGAAATGCTCTACCGCTGTCTGGACGCCGTCGAGCGGCTCCGGGAAAAAGGGCTGCAGATAGCGCTCGTGAACAAGGCTACGCTCAATGTGGCGGATGAGAACATGCTGCAGCGCATCGGCCGGAGCAGGGCCGTTCTGGTTGTCGAATCCCAGAACGTGAAAACCGGGCTGGGTTCCAAAATGGGCTCATGGCTTCTGGAAAGGGGATTTTTCCCGAAATACCGAACGCTCGGTGTCAGCAAGCCCGGCAAGGGTGGGCTTGGCGAGCAAATCCACCATCAGGGGCTCGATCCGGAGGGGATCATGGGCGCCATGACGGAACTGGTTTCGGGATGA
- the coaE gene encoding dephospho-CoA kinase (Dephospho-CoA kinase (CoaE) performs the final step in coenzyme A biosynthesis.) produces the protein MSPGSVMLVVGLTGGIATGKSTVSAMLQERGAHIVDADRIARQVVEPGLPAWKGVIEAFGREILLADGSIDRVSLGQIVFNDSLARKRLDEIVHPFVFEAMAHELVRIEASNPEAIAVLDVPLLIESGMHRNLADVLLVYAPEPIQMRRLMARDRLSEEEALCRVRSQMPIEEKRLLATIVIDNSGDRASTAGQVDAVFAYLVRKSKDPALQWNN, from the coding sequence ATGAGCCCTGGGTCGGTCATGCTCGTTGTCGGTCTCACCGGAGGTATCGCAACCGGCAAATCCACGGTTTCCGCCATGCTGCAGGAACGCGGCGCTCACATCGTGGATGCGGACCGGATCGCCAGGCAGGTGGTCGAGCCCGGCCTTCCGGCTTGGAAGGGCGTAATCGAGGCTTTCGGCAGGGAGATTCTGCTGGCTGACGGTTCGATTGACCGGGTGAGCCTGGGCCAAATCGTGTTCAACGATTCTCTGGCCAGAAAACGCCTCGATGAGATCGTTCATCCCTTCGTTTTCGAAGCGATGGCTCACGAGCTGGTCCGGATTGAAGCATCCAATCCGGAGGCGATCGCCGTTCTCGATGTGCCGCTGCTGATCGAAAGCGGCATGCACCGGAACCTGGCGGATGTCCTTCTGGTGTATGCGCCGGAGCCCATCCAGATGCGCCGGCTGATGGCTCGCGATCGGTTGAGCGAAGAAGAAGCCTTGTGCCGCGTCCGATCCCAGATGCCCATTGAAGAAAAGCGCCTTCTTGCAACCATCGTGATCGACAACAGCGGCGACAGGGCATCCACTGCCGGGCAGGTCGATGCGGTATTTGCCTATCTGGTTCGAAAATCCAAGGATCCGGCATTGCAATGGAACAATTGA
- the ndk gene encoding nucleoside-diphosphate kinase — translation MQQTLSIIKPDGVKRGIIGEVIKRLEASGIRIVAMKMLHLSKAQAEGFYSVHRERPFFQSLTDFMSSGPVVVMVLEGEDVIQKYRTLMGATDYRKADEGTIRKDFATDIEKNVVHGSDAPETAAFEIGYFFNRLEIVH, via the coding sequence ATGCAACAAACCCTGTCCATCATCAAGCCCGACGGCGTCAAGCGGGGCATCATCGGTGAAGTCATTAAACGGCTCGAAGCAAGCGGCATCCGGATCGTGGCCATGAAGATGCTGCATCTCAGCAAGGCCCAGGCCGAAGGATTCTATTCCGTTCATCGGGAACGGCCGTTTTTCCAGAGCCTGACCGATTTCATGTCTTCCGGCCCGGTTGTCGTCATGGTTCTGGAAGGAGAAGATGTCATTCAGAAATACCGTACCCTGATGGGTGCAACCGATTATCGCAAGGCCGATGAAGGCACCATCCGCAAGGATTTTGCCACGGATATCGAGAAAAACGTCGTGCACGGCTCCGATGCGCCGGAGACGGCGGCATTCGAGATTGGCTATTTCTTCAACCGGCTCGAAATCGTTCACTGA
- a CDS encoding RNA methyltransferase: protein MPSESHGIDLKNLAIVLVRPRFSENIGAAARAMKNMGIDSLLVVEPENFDRERIDRMATHVARDIVEHAAVHSRLSDALASFSYVIGTTARLGGERSAVMTPKHLARKLAPISRKNRIALLFGSEDRGLLNQDIRLCHDLVSIPTADFSSLNLAQAVMVLCYELHEACRTEKAPPVPRLATRRELDGMYAQLRDVLVRINYINPENPDYWMNKLRRFFNRYQLRAGEVSVIRGICRQIDWYGGKVKRKD from the coding sequence ATGCCTTCCGAATCCCACGGCATCGATCTGAAAAACCTTGCGATCGTGCTGGTTCGACCCCGGTTTTCGGAAAACATCGGCGCAGCGGCACGCGCCATGAAAAACATGGGGATCGATTCGCTCCTGGTGGTCGAACCCGAAAATTTCGACAGGGAGCGCATCGATCGCATGGCCACCCACGTGGCCCGGGACATTGTCGAGCATGCCGCCGTTCATTCCCGACTGTCCGATGCGCTCGCTTCCTTCTCCTATGTGATCGGCACAACGGCCCGGCTGGGTGGGGAGCGAAGCGCCGTCATGACCCCGAAACATCTTGCCCGGAAGCTGGCGCCCATTTCCCGCAAGAACCGCATCGCCCTGCTCTTCGGATCGGAGGACCGGGGTCTGCTCAACCAGGATATCCGGCTGTGCCACGATCTGGTCAGCATTCCAACGGCCGATTTCTCTTCGCTCAATCTGGCCCAGGCCGTGATGGTGCTGTGTTACGAGTTGCACGAAGCCTGCAGAACGGAAAAGGCGCCGCCCGTTCCGAGGCTTGCCACGCGCCGCGAACTGGACGGCATGTATGCCCAGCTCCGGGATGTCCTGGTCCGGATCAATTACATCAACCCCGAAAACCCTGATTACTGGATGAACAAGCTCAGGAGGTTCTTCAACCGCTACCAGTTGCGTGCGGGAGAAGTGAGCGTCATCCGCGGAATCTGCCGCCAGATCGACTGGTATGGCGGAAAAGTGAAGCGCAAAGACTGA
- a CDS encoding two-component system sensor histidine kinase NtrB translates to MQPFDWRSFLTRYRTSILDQWVLRLSSEVSEHYQKRPVDELRYTIGKAFEANFQALCFDRWEALDRFIDEICRLRLEGGFPLVDVQKAFDLFRLIAVPMIGRECEDAIPSRAIDELNRCLAYTIYFFSDHFQKLHRRHLLDYADRLREEVERKTAQLSESERKYKILVEEITDGYVVLQDGRIVFHNPAFAALHDDPDNALNGKLFIEFVAPEDQDALQSRLAHAAEHSQNAPAFEYLRLARSGKRFPTEIQLKSTRYENHWCQIGLCRDITERVELENRMREAERLAHIAHVATSLSHEIRNPLSAIKMNLQILQRHPDIVGNDKRRIDIAVQEMHRLEQILMEVLDFAKPVVLQKRPGNLNHVLMQTIDLLEPKFAEKSLAIHVCFDEKIPRISIDPEKIEQVAINLLLNAIDAAPQESALVIGTRRHSDTHNPQLCFWIENAGNDIPPDIREKLFQPFFTTKSKGGGLGLSVVRRLVEAHDGRIEIENRKEGGTIFTVILPAGAEHGCDTGCR, encoded by the coding sequence ATGCAACCATTCGACTGGCGCAGTTTCCTGACCCGATACCGCACGTCCATTTTGGATCAGTGGGTTCTGCGGCTTTCCAGCGAGGTCAGCGAGCACTATCAAAAACGCCCTGTCGATGAGTTGCGATATACCATCGGCAAGGCTTTCGAAGCCAATTTCCAAGCTCTGTGCTTCGATCGCTGGGAAGCGCTGGACCGATTCATCGACGAAATCTGCCGCTTGCGGCTCGAGGGCGGTTTCCCGCTCGTCGATGTGCAGAAGGCTTTCGATTTGTTCCGGCTGATCGCTGTTCCGATGATCGGCAGGGAATGCGAAGACGCGATACCCAGCCGCGCCATCGATGAGCTCAACCGATGCCTCGCCTATACCATCTATTTTTTCAGCGATCATTTTCAAAAACTGCACAGAAGGCATCTTCTCGACTACGCCGACAGGCTCCGGGAGGAAGTCGAGCGGAAAACCGCCCAGTTGAGCGAATCCGAGCGAAAATACAAAATCCTGGTTGAAGAGATCACCGACGGCTATGTCGTCTTGCAGGATGGCCGAATCGTTTTTCACAATCCTGCCTTTGCCGCCTTGCATGACGATCCGGATAACGCATTGAACGGAAAACTGTTTATCGAATTCGTAGCCCCGGAGGATCAGGATGCCCTTCAGAGCAGACTTGCGCATGCGGCGGAACATTCCCAAAATGCACCGGCGTTCGAATACCTGCGGTTGGCCCGATCCGGGAAACGGTTTCCAACGGAAATCCAGCTCAAAAGCACGCGATACGAGAACCATTGGTGCCAGATCGGTCTGTGCCGGGATATCACCGAACGGGTGGAGTTGGAAAACCGGATGCGCGAGGCCGAACGCCTGGCGCACATCGCCCATGTGGCCACTTCCCTTTCGCACGAAATTCGGAACCCCCTCTCCGCCATCAAGATGAACCTGCAGATTTTGCAGCGCCATCCGGATATCGTCGGGAACGACAAGAGACGCATCGATATTGCCGTCCAGGAAATGCACCGTTTGGAACAAATTCTGATGGAAGTGCTCGATTTCGCCAAGCCGGTCGTTCTGCAGAAACGCCCTGGAAACCTGAACCATGTGCTGATGCAGACCATCGATTTGCTGGAGCCGAAATTTGCGGAAAAATCGCTTGCGATTCACGTCTGTTTCGATGAAAAGATCCCTCGGATATCGATCGATCCGGAAAAAATCGAACAGGTCGCCATCAACCTGTTGTTGAACGCTATCGATGCCGCGCCTCAGGAATCGGCCCTGGTGATCGGAACTCGGCGGCATTCCGATACCCACAACCCTCAACTCTGCTTCTGGATCGAGAATGCCGGAAATGACATCCCCCCGGATATCCGGGAAAAACTCTTCCAACCTTTTTTCACCACCAAGAGCAAGGGGGGCGGTCTCGGGTTGAGTGTCGTTCGAAGACTAGTGGAAGCCCACGATGGTCGGATCGAGATCGAAAACCGGAAGGAAGGCGGGACGATTTTCACCGTTATTTTGCCTGCAGGTGCGGAACATGGCTGCGATACTGGTTGTCGATGA
- a CDS encoding sigma-54-dependent transcriptional regulator produces the protein MAAILVVDDEYLILESLEMFLSEKGHSVVTAETGADGLRQYFRYHPHVVLLDIRLPDRNGLEILKTILAAPHPAKVIMMTAFQDMETTIEAMKSGAYDYLSKPLDIDEVERALERAIRLALAERNDQKPSVEVLTTSRDVMIGKSPAIREIFKTIGMLCRNQATVLIQGETGTGKELIARIIHQNSPFSEQPMITLDCSAIVETLLENELFGHSKGAFTGAVENRPGKIELAGKGTLFLDEVTEMPLSVQGKFLGVLERREFMRVGGANIHKSLCRIISATNRNIEGCVRQGKFREDLYYRLKVVTIHVPPLRERRCDIPELAEYFLKKAAATLGVEARQFEAGVMERLCEHPWSGNVRELKHVIMAATLRSRGSIVLGEDIEQELDTSIHDTATVSSNFRLDSGEREQIRNALSHTGWNRSRAARLLGISLPTLRAKIARYGLSPDLSQQEGAKA, from the coding sequence ATGGCTGCGATACTGGTTGTCGATGACGAGTACCTGATTCTCGAGTCGCTCGAAATGTTTCTTTCGGAGAAAGGCCATTCCGTCGTGACGGCTGAAACAGGGGCGGATGGATTGAGACAATATTTTCGATACCATCCGCATGTCGTTTTGCTCGACATCCGTCTGCCGGATCGCAACGGACTCGAAATTCTGAAGACCATCCTCGCTGCACCGCACCCGGCCAAGGTCATCATGATGACGGCATTCCAGGATATGGAAACCACCATCGAGGCGATGAAATCCGGCGCATACGATTACCTGAGCAAACCCCTCGACATCGATGAAGTGGAACGGGCGCTGGAGCGGGCGATTCGCCTGGCGCTGGCAGAGAGAAACGACCAGAAGCCTTCGGTGGAAGTTTTGACCACATCCCGCGATGTGATGATCGGGAAAAGCCCGGCGATACGGGAGATTTTCAAAACCATCGGCATGTTGTGCCGAAACCAGGCCACCGTGCTGATTCAGGGAGAAACCGGCACCGGCAAGGAGCTGATTGCCCGGATCATCCATCAGAACAGCCCGTTCAGCGAACAGCCCATGATTACCCTCGATTGCTCGGCCATCGTGGAGACCCTTCTCGAAAACGAACTCTTTGGCCACAGCAAGGGTGCATTCACCGGCGCCGTCGAGAACAGACCCGGGAAAATCGAACTTGCCGGAAAAGGAACGCTCTTTCTGGACGAGGTAACGGAAATGCCGCTATCCGTTCAGGGAAAGTTTCTGGGTGTTCTTGAGCGCAGAGAATTCATGCGGGTTGGCGGAGCCAATATCCACAAATCCCTTTGCCGGATCATCTCGGCCACCAATCGCAATATCGAAGGCTGTGTCCGCCAGGGAAAATTTCGTGAAGACTTGTATTACAGGCTGAAAGTCGTAACGATCCATGTCCCGCCGCTTCGGGAAAGACGCTGTGACATACCGGAACTGGCCGAATATTTTCTGAAAAAGGCCGCTGCAACACTCGGTGTCGAAGCAAGACAATTCGAAGCGGGGGTCATGGAAAGACTTTGCGAGCACCCGTGGAGCGGAAACGTGCGGGAGCTCAAGCATGTCATCATGGCTGCAACGCTCCGATCCAGGGGAAGTATCGTTCTGGGGGAAGATATCGAACAAGAGCTTGACACTTCCATCCATGATACGGCGACTGTTTCTTCCAATTTCCGGCTCGATTCGGGAGAGCGGGAGCAAATTCGAAATGCGCTGAGCCATACGGGATGGAACCGTTCCCGGGCAGCCCGTCTTCTGGGGATCAGCCTGCCGACCCTGAGGGCCAAGATCGCACGCTATGGACTTTCGCCCGACCTGAGCCAGCAGGAGGGCGCGAAGGCGTGA